One Labrus mixtus chromosome 12, fLabMix1.1, whole genome shotgun sequence DNA segment encodes these proteins:
- the LOC132984697 gene encoding solute carrier family 22 member 2-like, with product MTTFDDILEEAGNFGRCQKRIFALFCMVSMPWAGVYVGIVFQGYTPDHWCRDSAVVERRQECGWSLAHGRRLTLPLVNSSGEQQQSSCEQYDVDWNATALTCDTVELDLGKTPTTACKNGWEYDYEGRQSFVTEFDLVCSDAWLVDMYQATLNVGFLIGSIAIGYLADRFGRKMSFLMSSLLNGIAGILVAIAPDYVSLLVFRTLYGFGVKGGWVAGYVLITEIVGVEYRRTVGVLYQMFFSVGILLLPLLAYYITDWRWLQVVITIPYIVFLSYYWFIPESPRWLLSQNKKAKAVEITEAMAKENKRTLSKNIETLADDNADSNTASFMDLIRTPNMRKHTLILSFNWFVSAVVYQGLIMRLGILGGNVYIDFLISGLVEFPAAFLILFTIDRIGRRLPFATANIVAGASCFITAFIPDSMFWFKTVVACIGRLGITMAFEMVVFVNTELYPTFVRNFGVSVCSTLCDVGGIVAPFLLYRLAVIWLELPLIIFGSLAFLAGGLVLLLPETRGVPLPDTIDDIEFPNKMKENAEMKNQQLDNLLPQNNGITTNKDPEMV from the exons ATGACCACGTTTGACGACATCTTAGAGGAAGCTGGGAATTTCGGCCGCTGTCAGAAGCGCATCTTCGCCCTGTTCTGCATGGTCTCCATGCCCTGGGCCGGCGTCTACGTCGGCATCGTGTTCCAGGGCTACACCCCGGACCACTGGTGTCGGGACTCTGCGGTGGTGGAGAGGAGGCAGGAGTGCGGCTGGAGCCTGGCACACGGTCGCAGGCTGACGCTGCCTCTGGTCAACAGCTctggagagcagcagcagagcagctgtgAGCAGTACGACGTGGACTGGAACGCCACGGCGCTCACCTGCGACACCGTCGAGCTGGACCTCGGGAAAACTCCCACGACCGCCTGCAAGAACGGCTGGGAGTACGACTACGAGGGGAGGCAGTCCTTTGTCACTGAG TTTGACCTGGTGTGTTCGGATGCGTGGTTGGTGGACATGTACCAGGCCACTCTTAACGTGGGATTCCTGATCGGGAGTATCGCCATCGGCTACCTGGCCGACAG GTTCGGCAGGAAGATGAGCTTCCTGATGTCCAGCCTGCTGAATGGGATTGCAGGAATCCTGGTTGCCATTGCACCAGATTACGTCTCTTTGCTGGTGTTCAGGACGCTGTACGGGTTTGGAGTGAAAGGAGGCTGGGTGGCCGGATACGTGCTGA TCACTGAGATCGTCGGGGTGGAGTACAGACGCACGGTGGGCGTCCTTTATCAGATGTTCTTCAGTGTCggcatcctcctcctccctcttctcgcCTACTACATCACTGACTGGCGTTGGCTGCAGGTCGTCATAACGATCCCCTACATCGTCTTTCTCTCCTACTACTG GTTTATCCCAGAATCTCCCAGATGGCTTCTCTCTCAGAACAAAAAGGCGAAAGCGGTAGAGATCACCGAGGCCATGGCCAAAGAGAACAAGAGGACGCTGTCCAAGAACATCGAG ACTCTAGCAGATGATAACGCAGACTCAAACACGGCCTCCTTCATGGACCTGATCAGAACTCCAAACATGAGGAAACACACGCTCATACTCAGCTTCAACTG GTTCGTCAGCGCTGTCGTCTATCAGGGTCTAATCATGAGGCTGGGCATCCTCGGAGGAAACGTCTACATCGACTTCCTCATCTCCGGCCTGGTGGAGTTCCCCGCCgccttcctcatcctcttcacCATCGATCGTATCGGCCGACGCCTTCCCTTCGCCACTGCCAACATCGTAGCTGGAGCGTCCTGCTTCATCACTGCCTTCATTCCTGACA GTATGTTCTGGTTTAAGACGGTGGTGGCCTGCATCGGTCGGCTGGGGATCACCATGGCCTTTGAGATGGTCGTGTTTGTTAACACTGAGCTCTACCCAACCTTTGTCAG GAACTTTGGAGTGTCCGTTTGTTCGACTCTCTGTGATGTTGGAGGCATCGTAGCTCCGTTCCTGCTCTACAGGCTGGCTGTCATCTGGCTGGAGCTGCCACTTATCATCTTCG GGTCCCTTGCTTTCCTGGCCGGTGGTTTGGTGCTGCTGCTTCCTGAGACCAGAGGTGTGCCGCTGCCCGACACCATCGATGACATCGAGTTCCCAAACAA aaTGAAAGAGAACGCAGAAATGAAGAACCAACAGCTGGACAACCTGCTACCTCAAAACAACGGCATAACGACCAACAAAGATCCAGAAATGGTTTAA
- the LOC132984699 gene encoding solute carrier family 22 member 2-like isoform X1, with translation MIATFDDLLEEAGAFGRCQKRTFALLCMVGLPSAGVYLGIVFQGYTPDHWCRSSAVVERRQECGWSLAHGRRLTLPLVNSSGEQQQSSCEQYDVDWNTTKLTCLTQELNLTNLPVTACKDGWEYQYEGRKSFVTEFNLVCKDAWLVDMYQSTLNMGFLIGSFAFGYFADRFGRKISFLISNILNFVAGIVLAVAPNYVSILVMRIIFAFGVKGGWMASYVLLTEIVGVEYRRTVGILFQMFFSVGNIILPLLAYFITDWRWLQVIISAPYIFFLSYYWLIPESPRWLISQKNTSKALEITEAIAKENKMKLSKTFETLTEDEGDSPSASLMDLVKTPNMRKHTFILMFNWFTSAVVYQGLIMRVGIAGGNVYIDFLISGLVEFPAAFLILLTIERIGRRLPFACANIVAGASCFITAVIPDSMFWFKTVVACIGRLGITMAFEMVVFVNTELYPTFVRNLGVSVCSTLCDVGGIVAPFLLYRLAVIWLELPLIIFGAVAFIAGGLVLLLPETRGVPLPETIDDIEFPNRKKEDVVEKQQKTKLLNSELTNNKETTTV, from the exons atgatTGCAACCTTTGATGACCTCCTGGAAGAGGCGGGGGCTTTCGGCCGCTGTCAGAAGCGCACCTTCGCCCTGCTCTGTATGGTGGGCTTGCCCAGTGCAG GTGTGTACCTGGGCATCGTCTTCCAGGGATACACCCCGGATCACTGGTGTCGGAGCTCTGCGGTGGTGGAGAGGAGGCAGGAGTGCGGCTGGAGCCTGGCACACGGTCGCAGGCTGACGCTGCCTCTGGTCAACAGCTctggagagcagcagcagagcagctgtgAGCAGTACGACGTGGACTGGAACACAACGAAGCTCACCTGCCTCACACAGGAACTGAACCTGACCAACCTTCCTGTTACCGCATGCAAG gatGGCTGGGAGTATCAGTATGAAGGCAGAAAGTCCTTCGTCACAGAG TTCAACCTGGTGTGTAAAGATGCATGGTTGGTGGACATGTACCAGTCCACTCTCAATATGGGCTTCCTCATTGGCAGCTTTGCTTTTGGATATTTTGCTGACAG GTTCGGCAGGAAGATCAGCTTCTTGATATCCAACATACTGAATTTTGTTGCGGGGATTGTTCTGGCTGTGGCTCCAAACTACGTCTCCATCCTCGTGATGAGGATCATCTTCGCATTTGGGGTCAAAGGAGGCTGGATGGCTTCATACGTGCTGC TCACAGAGATCGTTGGGGTGGAGTACAGACGGACGGTGGGCATCTTATTTCAGATGTTCTTCAGTGTGGGAAACATCATCCTCCCTCTGCTCGCCTACTTCATCACTGACTGGCGTTGGCTGCAAGTCATTATCTCTGCGCCTTACATCTTTTTCCTGTCCTACTACTG gtTAATTCCAGAGTCTCCGAGGTGGCTCATTTCTCAGAAAAACACCTCTAAAGCTTTGGAGATCACTGAAGCGATAGCCAAAGAGAACAAGATGAAACTCTCCAAGACTTTTGAG ACACTGACTGAGGATGAAGGCGACTCCCCCTCTGCTTCTCTAATGGACCTGGTCAAAACTCCAAACATGAGAAAACACACTTTCATCCTCATGTTCAACTG GTTCACCAGTGCTGTGGTGTATCAGGGTCTAATCATGCGTGTGGGGATAGCAGGAGGAAATGTCTACATCGACTTCCTCATCTCAGGACTGGTGGAGTTCCCCGCTGCCTTCCTCATCCTCTTAACCATCGAACGAATCGGTCGACGCCTTCCCTTCGCCTGCGCAAATATCGTAGCCGGAGCGTCCTGTTTCATCACCGCCGTTATCCCTGACA GTATGTTCTGGTTTAAGACGGTGGTGGCCTGCATCGGTCGGCTCGGGATCACCATGGCCTTTGAAATGGTCGTGTTTGTTAACACTGAGCTCTACCCAACCTTTGTCAG GAACCTGGGAGTGTCAGTTTGTTCGACTCTCTGTGATGTTGGAGGCATCGTAGCTCCGTTCCTGCTCTACAGACTGGCTGTCATCTGGCTGGAGCTGCCACTTATCATCTTCG GAGCGGTCGCGTTCATCGCTGGAGGTTTGGTGTTGTTGCTGCCTGAAACCAGAGGAGTGCCTCTCCCAGAGACCATAGATGATATTGAGTTTCCTAACAG gaaaaaagaggatgtTGTGGAGAAGCAACAAAAGACGAAACTCCTAAACTCTGAgctgacaaacaacaaagaaacaacgactgtgtga
- the LOC132984699 gene encoding solute carrier family 22 member 2-like isoform X2 yields MATFDDLLEDAGTFGRCQKRIFALLCIVSFPFSGVYLGIVFQGYTPDHWCRSSAVVERRQECGWSLAHGRRLTLPLVNSSGEQQQSSCEQYDVDWNTTKLTCLTQELNLTNLPVTACKDGWEYQYEGRKSFVTEFNLVCKDAWLVDMYQSTLNMGFLIGSFAFGYFADRFGRKISFLISNILNFVAGIVLAVAPNYVSILVMRIIFAFGVKGGWMASYVLLTEIVGVEYRRTVGILFQMFFSVGNIILPLLAYFITDWRWLQVIISAPYIFFLSYYWLIPESPRWLISQKNTSKALEITEAIAKENKMKLSKTFETLTEDEGDSPSASLMDLVKTPNMRKHTFILMFNWFTSAVVYQGLIMRVGIAGGNVYIDFLISGLVEFPAAFLILLTIERIGRRLPFACANIVAGASCFITAVIPDSMFWFKTVVACIGRLGITMAFEMVVFVNTELYPTFVRNLGVSVCSTLCDVGGIVAPFLLYRLAVIWLELPLIIFGAVAFIAGGLVLLLPETRGVPLPETIDDIEFPNRKKEDVVEKQQKTKLLNSELTNNKETTTV; encoded by the exons ATGGCGACCTTTGATGACCTCTTGGAAGATGCAGGGACTTTCGGCCGCTGTCAGAAGCGTATCTTCGCCTTGCTCTGTATTGTTTCCTTCCCGTTTTCAGGTGTGTACCTGGGCATCGTCTTCCAGGGATACACCCCGGATCACTGGTGTCGGAGCTCTGCGGTGGTGGAGAGGAGGCAGGAGTGCGGCTGGAGCCTGGCACACGGTCGCAGGCTGACGCTGCCTCTGGTCAACAGCTctggagagcagcagcagagcagctgtgAGCAGTACGACGTGGACTGGAACACAACGAAGCTCACCTGCCTCACACAGGAACTGAACCTGACCAACCTTCCTGTTACCGCATGCAAG gatGGCTGGGAGTATCAGTATGAAGGCAGAAAGTCCTTCGTCACAGAG TTCAACCTGGTGTGTAAAGATGCATGGTTGGTGGACATGTACCAGTCCACTCTCAATATGGGCTTCCTCATTGGCAGCTTTGCTTTTGGATATTTTGCTGACAG GTTCGGCAGGAAGATCAGCTTCTTGATATCCAACATACTGAATTTTGTTGCGGGGATTGTTCTGGCTGTGGCTCCAAACTACGTCTCCATCCTCGTGATGAGGATCATCTTCGCATTTGGGGTCAAAGGAGGCTGGATGGCTTCATACGTGCTGC TCACAGAGATCGTTGGGGTGGAGTACAGACGGACGGTGGGCATCTTATTTCAGATGTTCTTCAGTGTGGGAAACATCATCCTCCCTCTGCTCGCCTACTTCATCACTGACTGGCGTTGGCTGCAAGTCATTATCTCTGCGCCTTACATCTTTTTCCTGTCCTACTACTG gtTAATTCCAGAGTCTCCGAGGTGGCTCATTTCTCAGAAAAACACCTCTAAAGCTTTGGAGATCACTGAAGCGATAGCCAAAGAGAACAAGATGAAACTCTCCAAGACTTTTGAG ACACTGACTGAGGATGAAGGCGACTCCCCCTCTGCTTCTCTAATGGACCTGGTCAAAACTCCAAACATGAGAAAACACACTTTCATCCTCATGTTCAACTG GTTCACCAGTGCTGTGGTGTATCAGGGTCTAATCATGCGTGTGGGGATAGCAGGAGGAAATGTCTACATCGACTTCCTCATCTCAGGACTGGTGGAGTTCCCCGCTGCCTTCCTCATCCTCTTAACCATCGAACGAATCGGTCGACGCCTTCCCTTCGCCTGCGCAAATATCGTAGCCGGAGCGTCCTGTTTCATCACCGCCGTTATCCCTGACA GTATGTTCTGGTTTAAGACGGTGGTGGCCTGCATCGGTCGGCTCGGGATCACCATGGCCTTTGAAATGGTCGTGTTTGTTAACACTGAGCTCTACCCAACCTTTGTCAG GAACCTGGGAGTGTCAGTTTGTTCGACTCTCTGTGATGTTGGAGGCATCGTAGCTCCGTTCCTGCTCTACAGACTGGCTGTCATCTGGCTGGAGCTGCCACTTATCATCTTCG GAGCGGTCGCGTTCATCGCTGGAGGTTTGGTGTTGTTGCTGCCTGAAACCAGAGGAGTGCCTCTCCCAGAGACCATAGATGATATTGAGTTTCCTAACAG gaaaaaagaggatgtTGTGGAGAAGCAACAAAAGACGAAACTCCTAAACTCTGAgctgacaaacaacaaagaaacaacgactgtgtga